CGATCAGCACATCACCGCCAAGCTGGCGGTAGTCTGAACCCGGTTTGTGAACGCGGCGGCCGCGTAAGATCAGCTTCAGGTAGTTCCAGATCGAAGCTGGTCCCAGAATCGACCACCAGGAACCACGCCCCATTCCGTAGGCGTCGTAGGTCCGATGTTCAGAATCAATCAGCAACGGCCACCGCAAGCCAGTCTGCCGGATGTAAGACGTCGCCATCACGTCGGCGTCAAAGGTGATGATCGCCACATCGACGTTTCGATCCCGAAACTGAAGTTCCCGCTGACGCAACTGCGTCACGTGCTCACGGCACGGCAGTCAGCCAAGGTGACGATGAAACACCAGCAGCAACCAACGACCTCGATAGTCCACCGGCCGATGCTCAACACCATCCACGTCAGGCAGCTCAAAGCCAGGAGCAGGTTTATTCAGAAGTGACATCATTCAAGTGATTGTAGCCAGGCCCGGTGACCACAACCATGATATGTCAGCAGGCGTCGAACAACCGTGGCGGCATGCAGACGCGGGCAGCAGTGCCAGTCAGCGACGTTTTCCAGCCATCACCGCCGTTGAATCAGCCTCGGTTCGCTACATTGCATCCCCGCCCATTTCCCGTTATCCCTTCCCATTCTTTCGCCCCCTACGAACTGACCGAGACACGCCAACCCACCCATGTCCGACGACACAAAATGCAGCTGTAATCGCAGCTTTGGAACATCGCCAACACTTTGCGAGGCAAAATGGGGGCGGATGAGTTCCGCGATTACATCCTGGG
This DNA window, taken from Fuerstiella marisgermanici, encodes the following:
- a CDS encoding redoxin domain-containing protein; its protein translation is MMSLLNKPAPGFELPDVDGVEHRPVDYRGRWLLLVFHRHLG
- a CDS encoding SelL-related redox protein, coding for MPCREHVTQLRQRELQFRDRNVDVAIITFDADVMATSYIRQTGLRWPLLIDSEHRTYDAYGMGRGSWWSILGPASIWNYLKLILRGRRVHKPGSDYRQLGGDVLIDPNGIVRFYFASDSPHDRPDTAEIFARVDAVENG